The Benincasa hispida cultivar B227 chromosome 11, ASM972705v1, whole genome shotgun sequence genome has a segment encoding these proteins:
- the LOC120091132 gene encoding uncharacterized protein LOC120091132, translating to MESHQILSKPKLGFSTSFREALKILFNHPKFVSLIIFFSFPLLASLLANQILLHPTFIHLLKLLYHHSLHNPPSILRIINCKASARICISEAIPFPIKSFKETHSQSFLISTLLLPVIIFFLDLLNTIAIVSISAAIYGGNSQMGFKEMLVQVRKMVALKLRGSVETSLFSVLLASLTLLGLVALSTDIFYRTKGISFMSIIDISFITELTIFTLFFGSIFVVLLGKYIEWSAVWHMGIVISILDKNKGYIAIGVASYLSRGSRKLGLSLMMVFFVLKMVFGFPCLYALWNEGSCGVLGNVVFVSLNCMENVVMWVVLMVYFYDCKREFLGKKVDLENNEKKAIEAVKQ from the coding sequence ATGGAAAGCCACCAGATTCTTTCAAAACCCAAACTGGGTTTCTCTACTTCATTCAGAGAAGCCTTGAAAATCCTCTTTAATCATCCAAAATTCGTCTCTcttatcatcttcttctctttccctctCTTGGCCTCCCTCTTAGCCAACCAAATTCTCCTTCATCCAACTTTCATTCATCTCCTCAAGCTTCTCTATCATCATAGTCTTCACAATCCACCCTCCATCCTCAGAATTATTAACTGTAAAGCCTCTGCCAGAATTTGCATCTCAGAGGCCATTCCCTTCCCTATCAAAAGCTTCAAAGAAACTCACTCCCAAAGTTTTCTGATCTCAACTCTTCTACTCCCAgtaatcatcttcttccttgaCCTTCTCAACACAATTGCAATAGTTTCCATATCAGCAGCaatatatggaggaaattcccAAATGGGTTTCAAAGAGATGCTGGTTCAAGTCAGGAAGATGGTGGCTTTAAAACTCAGAGGATCAGTGGAAACATCACTATTTTCTGTCTTGTTGGCTTCACTCACTCTGTTGGGTTTGGTTGCTTTGTCAACAGACATCTTTTATAGGACAAAAGGCATCTCTTTCATGTCAATCATAGATATCTCCTTTATCACAGAACTTACCATTTTCACATTGTTCTTTGGGTCAATCTTTGTGGTTTTGTTGGGTAAGTATATAGAGTGGAGTGCTGTTTGGCACATGGGGATTGTTATCTCAATCTTGGATAAGAACAAGGGGTATATAGCCATAGGAGTGGCATCATATCTAAGCAGAGGTAGCAGAAAGCTTGGGCTCAGTTTGATGATGGTTTTCTTTGTTCTGAAGATGGTTTTTGGGTTTCCATGTCTCTATGCTTTGTGGAATGAGGGGAGTTGTGGGGTTTTGGGGAATGTGGTGTTTGTGAGTTTGAACTGTATGGAGAATGTTGTGATGTGGGTTGTTCTTATGGTTTATTTCTATGACTGCAAAAGGGAGTTTTTGGGGAAGAAGGTTGACTTGGAGAATAATGAGAAGAAAGCTATTGAGGCTGTTAAACAATAA
- the LOC120091131 gene encoding cyclic nucleotide-gated ion channel 18-like, with protein MDRIIQSRPFRRQLIGSSSDSATGKAAATDEHPNYILLRYQILDPDSDIVAQWNRVFLVTCLIALFIDPLYFYTSSVGGPACLTSEVSLGVVITFFRTVTDLFFLLHMVLKFRTAYVAPSSRVFGRGELVMDAKAIATRYLKSDFVIDLAATLPLPQIVMWLVIPATRNSRVDHANNTIALLVLLQYVPRLFLIFPLNQRIIKTTGVVAKTAWAGAAYNLILYMLASHVLGSTWYLLSIGRQFSCWKSECAKENASKVLTCLPIFLDCNSLNDTKRQHWLNVTHVTSKCDPRNENIKFKFGMFSDAFTNDVASSHFFAKYFYCLWWGLRNLSSYGQTLDTTTYIGETLFCISTCIFGLILFSQLIGNMQTYLQSMTVRLEEWRIKRRDTEEWMRRRQLPPDLQERVRRFVQYKWLATRGVNEESILHSLPIDLRREIQQHLCLSLVRRVPFFSQMDDQLLDAICERLVSSLCTQGTYIVREDDPVNEMLFIIRGQLESSTTNGGRSGFFNSITLKPGDFCGEELLTWALMPSSSLNMPSSTRTVRALTEVEAFALRAEDLKFVAGQFKRLHSKKLQHAFRYYSHQWRTWGACLIQVAWRRFQKRKLAKRSIAFRDSLSSYADSVQQENEYDIELAEENYDDDSNDDNDDMSSAECMNKTQNLGATILASKFAANTRRGVQKGQTSKPSSLKMPKLFKPDEPDFSMDG; from the exons ATGGATAGAATAATCCAGTCCCGCCCCTTTCGGCGACAGCTAATCGGCTCGTCCTCCGATTCGGCGACCGGCAAGGCGGCCGCCACGGACGAACACCCAAATTACATCCTCCTCCGGTACCAAATCTTGGACCCTGATAGCGATATCGTAGCGCAATGGAACCGCGTGTTTCTAGTGACATGCCTGATCGCTCTGTTCATCGATCCGTTGTATTTCTACACGTCGTCTGTGGGAGGGCCGGCGTGCCTGACCTCAGAGGTGAGTCTGGGAGTGGTGATCACATTCTTCAGAACGGTGACGGATCTGTTCTTCTTGCTGCACATGGTGCTGAAGTTTCGAACCGCGTATGTGGCTCCAAGTTCTAGGGTTTTTGGAAGGGGAGAGCTGGTTATGGATGCCAAAGCCATTGCTACGCGCTATTTGAAATCTGATTTTGTGATTGATCTAGCCGCTACTCTCCCCCTCCCACAA ATAGTGATGTGGTTGGTGATTCCAGCAACAAGAAACTCAAGGGTGGATCATGCCAACAACACAATTGCTCTCCTTGTTCTGCTTCAATACGTTCCAAGGCTGTTCCTCATCTTCCCTCTCAACCAACGCATCATCAAAACCACTGGTGTTGTTGCCAAAACTGCATGGGCTGGTGCTGCCTATAATCTCATCCTCTACATGCTTGCTAGTCAT GTTTTGGGATCTACATGGTATTTGTTGTCAATAGGGAGACAGTTTTCATGTTGGAAATCAGAGTGTGCAAAGGAAAATGCCTCCAAAGTTCTAACATGCCTTCCCATCTTCTTGGATTGTAACAGTTTGAATGACACTAAAAGACAACATTGGCTTAATGTCACTCATGTTACCTCCAAATGTGATCCAAggaatgaaaacataaaattcaagtttgGAATGTTCTCAGATGCTTTCACTAATGATGTTGCCTCCTCCCATTTCTTTGCAAAGTACTTTTATTGTCTTTGGTGGGGCCTCAGAAATTTAAG TTCATACGGTCAAACTTTGGATACAACAACTTATATTGGCGAGACATTATTTTGCATATCAACTTGCATATTTGGGTTGATACTATTTTCACAACTCATTGGAAACATGCAG ACATATTTGCAATCAATGACAGTAAGACTTGAAGAATGGAGGATAAAGAGACGAGACACTGAAGAATGGATGAGACGTCGTCAATTACCACCAGATTTGCAAGAACGAGTTCGTCGATTCGTTCAATATAAATGGCTGGCCACGAGAGGAGTTAACGAAGAATCCATATTGCATTCGTTGCCTATAGACCTTCGCCGTGAGATTCAACAACATTTGTGTTTGTCGCTCGTTCGTCGT GTGCCTTTCTTCTCACAAATGGACGATCAACTTCTTGATGCCATATGTGAGCGTCTCGTCTCATCCTTGTGTACTCAAGGGACGTATATTGTACGAGAGGATGACCCAGTTAACGAAATGTTGTTTATTATAAGAGGACAACTAGAGAGCTCGACGACAAATGGCGGTCGATCTGGCTTTTTCAACTCCATTACACTAAAACCAGGTGACTTTTGTGGTGAAGAACTATTGACTTGGGCTTTGATGCCAAGTTCTAGTTTGAATATGCCTTCTTCTACTCGAACCGTTCGAGCGCTTACTGAAGTTGAAGCTTTTGCTCTTCGAGCTGAGGATCTCAAGTTTGTTGCTGGACAATTCAAACGCCTGCATAGCAAGAAACTACAACATGCCTTTAGGTATTATTCTCATCAGTGGAGAACATGGGGTGCTTGTTTAATTCAAGTAGCTTGGAGGAGGTTTCAGAAGAGAAAATTGGCAAAGAGATCAATAGCATTCAGAGACAGCTTAAGTTCTTATGCAGATTCAGTGCAACAAGAAAACGAATACGATATCGAGCTAGCAGAAGAAAATTATGACGACGACAGCAATGATGACAATGATGACATGTCTTCGGCAGAGTGCATgaacaaaactcaaaatctagGGGCCACAATTTTGGCTTCAAAGTTTGCTGCCAACACTAGAAGAGGAGTTCAAAAGGGCCAAACATCCAAACCTTCAAGTTTAAAAATGCCAAAGTTGTTTAAACCAGATGAACCTGATTTTTCTATGGATGGATGA
- the LOC120091133 gene encoding uncharacterized protein LOC120091133, translating to MMNISEISRFKMDSHQILAKQKLGFSASLREAFKILFDCPNFIFLIVVISFPLFAALLAHHVLLHPTFLQLLKLLSQENPYDPSQRFIIRCQLDDGTDCFSQRSSDNDNFTANLSHRFLISTLLSSTLIFFLDLLSTISTVSISAAIYGGNSQMGFKKMLVEVRKLVATRLRGSMETSLYALLFASLTLLGLIALSTNMFLMPKSSFIFGTIFVFLLTKYIEWSAIWNMGIVISILDKNQGYIAIGVAAYLSRGSRKLGFSLMLVFFALKVAFGLPCLYALWNGRSCGALGNVVSVSLKCVGDIVMWVVLMVYFYDCKRQLLEKKMDLENNGKAIEAT from the coding sequence ATGATGAACATTTCAGAGATTTCAAGATTCAAAATGGATAGCCACCAGATTCTGGCGAAACAGAAACTGGGTTTCTCTGCTTCACTCCGAGAAGCCTTCAAAATTCTCTTTGATTGTCCAAACTTCATTTTCCTCATTGTCGTCATCTCCTTCCCCCTCTTTGCTGCTCTCCTCGCCCACCACGTTCTCCTTCACCCAACCTTCCTTCAACTCCTCAAACTTCTCTCTCAGGAAAATCCTTATGATCCATCTCAAAGGTTCATCATCAGGTGTCAATTAGATGACGGCACAGACTGCTTCTCGCAACGGTCCTCCGATAACGATAACTTCACAGCAAATCTCTCCCACAGGTTTCTGATCTCAACTCTTCTCTCTTCAACACTCATCTTCTTCCTAGACCTCCTCTCCACAATCTCAACAGTCTCCATATCAGCAGCAATATATGGAGGAAACTCCCAAATGGGTTTCAAAAAGATGCTGGTTGAAGTCAGAAAGCTGGTGGCCACGAGACTGAGAGGCTCAATGGAAACATCTCTGTATGCTCTTTTGTTTGCTTCGCTAACTCTGTTGGGTTTGATCGCTTTGTCAACAAACATGTTTTTGATGCCAAAAAGCTCATTTATCTTTGGGAcaatctttgtatttttgttgaCAAAATACATAGAGTGGAGTGCTATTTGGAACATGGGAATTGTTATCTCAATCTTGGATAAGAACCAGGGCTACATAGCAATTGGAGTGGCAGCATATTTAAGCAGAGGCAGCAGGAAGTTAGGGTTCAGTTTAATGCTAGTTTTCTTTGCTTTGAAGGTGGCTTTTGGGCTGCCATGTCTCTAtgctttgtggaatgggcgAAGTTGTGGGGCTTTGGGGAATGTGGTGTCCGTGAGTTTGAAGTGTGTGGGGGATATTGTAATGTGGGTTGTTCTAATGGTTTATTTTTATGACTGCAAAAGGCAacttttggagaagaagatggaTTTGGAGAATAATGGGAAAGCCATAGAGGCTACTTAA
- the LOC120089893 gene encoding uncharacterized protein LOC120089893, whose product MSEKALKALNTVPGLEGSTESSCKGDVSKQGIGTANGNVEDLKSKSSASIRPQVNGENSNPGAEVGGSEVEYIESENLTDLEDVSSSLKMLLAGLDSKDWVLVCGALNNTRRLAIYHKEDMLDMLGDMISLLVKSMKNPRSAVCKTALMTSADIFNAYNDKMIESLDPMLVQLLLKSSQDKRFVCEAAEKALVAMTSSFSPELLLPKLEPYLKNRNPRIRAKASMCFCRSVPRLGVEGIRAYGIDKLIQTAASQLSDQLPESREAARILLLELQSVYEKFPDLPTTMPEEPEKGSWEDFCQSKLSPLSAQAVLRVTNVSREGIVSSS is encoded by the exons ATGTCAGAGAAAGCTCTTAAAGCACTTAACACAGTGCCTGGACTGGAAGGGAGTACCGAAAGCTCTTGTAAAGGGGATGTCAGTAAACAAGGTATAGGGACTGCTAATGGGAATGTTGAAGACTTGAAAAGTAAAAGCTCAGCTTCTATCAGACCTCAAGTAAATGGTGAAAATAGTAATCCTGGTGCCGAGGTTGGTGGTTCAGAAGTAGAATATATCGAATCTGAAAATTTGACTGATCTAGAAGATGTTTCATCAAGCCTTAAG ATGCTCTTAGCTGGATTGGACTCAAAAGATTGGGTTTTGGTTTGTGGAGCACTGAACAATACAAGACGGCTAGCAATATATCACAAGGAAGACATGCTTGACATGCT GGGAGATATGATCTCGCTTTTGGTGAAATCAATGAAAAATCCTCGAAGTGCTGTCTGCAAGACTGCACTTATGACGTCTGCGGACATTTTCAATGCTTATAATGACAAAATGATTGAATCACTGGACCCCATG CTGGTGCAACTTCTTCTGAAGTCTTCTCAAGACAAACGTTTTGTGTGTGAAGCAGCTGAGAAAGCTCTGGTAGCAATGACTAGTTCATTTTCCCCAGAATTATTGTTACCAAAATTGGAACCGTATCTTAAGAATAGAAATCCAAGAATTCGAGCCAAGGCTTCAATGTGTTTTTGTCGAAGTGTCCCACGATTG GGTGTTGAAGGGATAAGAGCATATGGGATCGACAAATTGATTCAAACAGCAGCATCCCAACTCAGTGACCAGCTTCCTGAGTCGAGGGAGGCAGCTCGAATTCTCCTTCTGGAGTTGCAATCTGTTTATGAAAAGTTTCCTGACCTCCCAACCACAATGCCTGAAGAACCAGAGAAGGGCTCATGGGAAGACTTTTGTCAATCGAAGCTCTCCCCTTTAAGTGCACAAGCTGTACTTCGTGTCACGAATGTTTCTCGGGAAGGTATTGTCTCGAGTTCTTGA